A genome region from Paramisgurnus dabryanus chromosome 12, PD_genome_1.1, whole genome shotgun sequence includes the following:
- the LOC135738454 gene encoding alpha-1,6-mannosyl-glycoprotein 2-beta-N-acetylglucosaminyltransferase yields the protein MRFRLLKKNFIVLFVVLVVFLVLFYVTFGTNDGSMEETRKESTQAEGLNTFEFGTILSMRTSVYDSNYKQLIQNGERFPSEPEMAIVVQVHNRPAYLQMLIRSLQKVDGIHKVLVIFSHDYFSEEISNMVKEITFCKVLQIYFPYSTQLYPSEFPGQDPNDCPRDAAKEEALRTGCLNAEHPDSYGHYREASITQTKHHWWWKLHFVFERVKVLQGYKGFVVFIEEDNYLLPDFHHYFKSMVEHRKTSCGDCDVLALGNHKGLSGFRDLSTKTETAGWLSTKHNIGMGISRELYYKLMGCNKEFCVYDDYNWDWTLQNLSGTCISKPLKVLVAQGSRVLHTGDCGLHQKEACRPEEAQRRVDEALREAESALFPSTLSLTEQGPVEHQPHMKNGGWGDVRDHTLCINYASRL from the coding sequence ATGAGATTCcgactgttaaaaaaaaactttattgtgCTCTTCGTCGTCCTGGTTGTGTTTTTAGTGTTGTTTTATGTTACATTCGGGACTAATGATGGAAGTATGGAGGAAACTAGAAAAGAGTCAACACAGGCAGAGGGTCTGAATACATTTGAGTTTGGCACCATCCTTAGTATGCGTACTTCAGTGTATGACAGCAACTACAAGCAGTTGATTCAGAATGGAGAGCGCTTCCCCTCCGAGCCAGAGATGGCCATCGTCGTACAGGTGCACAACAGACCGGCTTACCTTCAAATGCTCATACGCTCTCTCCAAAAAGTTGATGGCATCCACAAAGTGCTCGTGATATTCAGTCACGATTATTTTTCTGAGGAAATTTCTAACATGGTCAAGGAGATCACCTTCTGTAAGGTACTGCAGATATATTTCCCCTACAGCACGCAACTGTATCCCAGTGAATTCCCAGGACAGGATCCTAACGATTGTCCGAGAGACGCGGCCAAAGAGGAAGCTCTCAGAACCGGCTGCTTGAACGCAGAGCATCCAGACTCGTACGGACACTACAGGGAAGCGTCCATCACCCAAACCAAACACCACTGGTGGTGGAAGCTACATTTTGTGTTCGAACGTGTCAAGGTTCTCCAGGGATACAAGGGATTCGTGGTGTTCATCGAGGAAGACAACTACCTTCTTCCTGATTTTCATCACTACTTCAAGTCTATGGTAGAACATAGGAAGACCAGCTGTGGGGACTGCGACGTCCTCGCGCTGGGCAACCATAAAGGCTTGTCAGGGTTTCGAGATCTTTCTACCAAAACCGAGACAGCAGGCTGGCTGTCAACCAAACATAACATAGGAATGGGCATCTCCAGAGAGCTCTACTACAAGCTGATGggatgcaacaaggaattctgCGTCTATGATGATTATAATTGGGACTGGACCCTCCAGAACCTGTCGGGTACGTGCATCTCCAAGCCTCTTAAGGTTCTCGTGGCTCAAGGAAGCCGGGTTCTTCACACGGGGGATTGCGGCCTGCATCAGAAAGAGGCCTGCCGGCCAGAGGAGGCTCAGCGGAGGGTGGACGAAGCCCTCAGAGAAGCCGAATCTGCGCTGTTTCCTTCAACGCTGAGCCTGACAGAGCAAGGGCCGGTGGAGCATCAACCTCACATGAAGAACGGTGGATGGGGGGACGTACGTGACCACACGCTTTGCATCAACTACGCAAGTCGACTCTGA